Below is a window of Microbacterium croceum DNA.
GTCCTCGATGTGCAGAGCGACGTGCTCTGCCGAGGTCACGGAGAATTCTTCTGCGGCGAGGACGTTGCCCTCCTGGGCCTCGTCCTCCTCGCTGGACTGCTCAGCCGCGGTCGCCCAGTCGGCGTCGTCGGAATATCGTTCAGACACGTTGTTTCTTCTCCATAGCTGCGGCGCGAGCCGCGGGCATCATCAGCCGGGGATTCCGAAAACCCAGTGCGTCACGAATGCGAACAGAGTGTCCAAGCCGTAGACGATGCCCATCACGATCAGAACGAAGACGAGCACCACCCCGGTGAACTTGAACAGCTCCTTGCGAGTCGGGGTGACGACCTTGCGGAGCTCGGAGATGACCTGGCGGATGAACAGGGCGATGCCCCCGAAGAACCGGGAGAAGGGGTTGCCCTTCTTCTCGCGGGTGGCGCCAGCCGCGACGACCTCGCCGCGCGGTTCGTCCTGATCCATCCTGAATGTACCTTTCGTGTGTCAGCGTTGCGCTGACGCGCAGGGCGGACAGGAATCGAACCTGCAACCTGCGGTTTTGGAGACCGCTGCTCTGCCAATTGAGCTACCGCCCTAGAGACCGTGTGGCCTCGGGGGTGTTCCCTCCACTCTGCCACCGATTCCAGGATCGTGGATCCCAGGCACGGCGAAAGAATGCAGAAAACAACTGCCACATCAGTGTACGGCATCCGCCCGCTGCTGCCGAACCGAGGCGTACGCGCGTGTTGTTGTTAGGCTCGGCGAGCGGATGCATCAGGAGGGAGCGCCGGTGAGCGCTGAAGTACAGCAGTTCCAGGTGGATCTGCGCGGTGTCGTCGACCTGCTCAGCAGGCACATCTACTCCAGTCCACGCGTGTACCTGCGAGAACTCCTGCAGAACGCGCGCGACGCCATCACCGCCCGACGCGAGGTCGATGGCGGGGGCGGACACATCCGAATCACCCCGCTGACCGCCGAGAACGGCGAGTTCGTGCTGCGCGATGACGGCGTCGGCCTCACCGCGTCCGAAGTCGCCGACCTCCTGGCGACCGTGGGCCGCAGCTCCAAGCGCGACATCTTCGACCTCCCCCGCAGCGACTACCTCGGCCAGTTCGGCATCGGGCTGCTGAGCTGCTTCATGGTCGCCGACACCATCATCATCCGCTCCCGCAGCGCGCACGGCGGCGCCTCGGTCGAGTGGACGGGCAGCTCCGACGGCACCTTCCAGGTCGCCGAGATCGACGAGGAGCTGCCGATCGGCACCAGCGTGCACCTCGCGCCCCGCTTCGACGCCGACGAGCTGCTGCGCCCCGCCGCGGTGCATGAGCTCGCGACGACCTTCGGCGAATTCCTTCCGGTGCGCGTCACGATCGATGCCCCCGGCGACGACATCGAGATCACCCGCACCCCGCCGTTCCTCGACGTCGCGGACGACATCGACGCGGCGGTGGGCTACGGGCGCTCGCTGCTCGGCGCCGGTCCGCTCGACGTCATCGAGCTCAGCGAGCCGGCCACCGGTACGCGCGGCCTGGCGTACGTGCTCCCCTATGCGCCTCCTCCGGGTGCACGCCAGACGACGCGCATGTACCTCGGACGGATGCTGCTCTCGGAGCGCGTCGACGATGTGCTGCCCGACTGGGCGTTCTTCGTACGAGCCGTCGTCGACTCGACCGGCCTCGCCCCCACCGCCAGCAGGGAGTCGCTGGTCGACGATGCCGCGCTGGAGCGGGTGCGCGAGCAGCTCGGCGCCGGCATCCGCCGCTGGGTGCTCGAGCTGGGACTGCGCGAACCGCACCGCCTGGCGCAGTTCGTCGCGATCCACGAGGTCGGGCTCAAGTCGCTCGTGCGCCATGACCCGGAGCTCGCGCAGTTCATCACACGCTGGCTGACGCTGGAGACCACGCACGGCACGATCCGCATCGGCGACCTCGTGGAGCGCTACCCGCACGTGCGCTACGCCGCATCCGTCGACGAGTTCCGTCAGGTCGCGGGCATCTCCCCCTCGTCCGAGGTGCTCATCAACGGCGGCTACCTGTTCGACGCCGACCTGGTGCGGATGCTGCCGGAGCTCTACCCGAACGTCACGATCGAGCAGGTCGATGTCACCGGCGAGCTCGACCGCCTCGACCCGCCGCCACTCGACGACCGCGACGCCGCCGTCGCCCTGGAAGCCCGTGCCGGCGCGGTGCTCGCATCCGCCGACTGCTCCGTCGTGGTGCGCTCGATCGACCGACCGGAGCTGTCGGCTCTCTACGTCGCCGACCCCGAGGTGTTGCGCGCGATCGACCGCACGCGCACCAAGGGCATCACCGGCGCGCTGTGGGGTGGTGTGCTCGACAAGATCGATCAGACCCGCTCGCTCGGCCGCGACGACGACCTGCGCGCGCGACTGTGCCTGAACTGGAGCAACCGCGTCGTGCGGGCGCTGGTGCGCGTGCAGGATGACGCCGTGTTCGCCCGCACTCTGCAGCTGCTCTACATCCAGGCCCTCCTCGCGGGTCACCATCCGCTCACCGACGCCGACCGCGGTCTGATGACCACCGCGCTCAGCGATCTCGTCTCGCTCTCAGCCGGCGTCGAAGGGGACACCATCCCCTTCGACGAGACCCGCTGAGCCCCCACGTACCGACCCATCGAAGGGACCCGTCCATGGCACGTCCGAAGAAGCGCTTCCAGCAGCTGCTCGAAGAGATCGACCGCACCCCGTGGGGTCCTGCCGAGCAGGCTCTCGTCTCGGAGGCCGTCGCCCTGGCGCAGGAGATCGGCGACGAGCGGCTCGAGTACGAGGCGCGCATGCGGCAGACCGCGTCGGCGAACATGAACGGCGCGACCGACGTCATGCTGAACTCCTTCGCCTGGTGCCTCGCGCACTATGACGCCGACCCGCAGCGCTTCCCGAGCGACCTCGACTACGGCGGCGCCGACCTGATGTGGCAGTTCAAATGGATGGCCTCGTCTCTGCGCTCCTCCCCCGCGTTCTCGCAGGAGCAGATCGTCGCAGTACTCGACGACATGGAGTCCCACTATCGTGCCGCCGGTCTCGGCCTGAGCGGCGTGCTGACAGCGCGTTTCGAAGACGCCTGGGATGCCGGGCGGATCGAGGATGCCGAGGCGCTGCGCGTGCAGCTCGAGGCCACTCCGCGCGACGAGCACAGCCACTGCGACGCGTGCGGACGTAGCCAGTTCGCGGGCTTCTTCGCCGAGACGGGCCGGGATGCCGACGCCATCCGCCTGGTCGAGGAGATGATCGAGGGCGGCTTCTCCTGTGGTGAGGAGCCGGAGCACGCCCTGTCGCGCGTGCTGCTGCCCTATCTGCGCGCCGGCCGCGGCGAGGAGGCGAAGACCGCGCACCTGCGCAGCTACCGCCTCGCCAAGGACAACCCCGACAACCTCCGCATCGTCGCCAACAACATCGTGTTCGCGGCAGTGACCGGCAATGAGGCGCGCGCGCTGACGATGGTCGAGCGGCACATCTCCTGGCTCGCGCACGATGGGCTCAACGTCGACGCGCACTTCGCCGCGCTGGCGGCCTTCGCGTTCGCCCTCGACCGCGTCACCGCGGCGGGCCATGGCGCCACCCCGGTGCGCGGCGCCGATGCCCCCGCACTGGAGCAGTTCTTCGGCGCCCCCGACGGCGCCTGGACGGCGCAGGAGCTCGCGGCGACCGCCTGGGCCACCGCCGAGCGCATCGGAGCGGAGTTCGACCACCGTGACGGGACAGACGGTCACGCGCGAGCCCTCGGACGGATGCGGGCGCTGGCGGCCGAGCGGTACGACGTGCCGATCCGCTCCGATGCCTTCGTGGCGACGCCTGCGGCCACGAGCCCGGTCGACGCCGACGGCTGGTTCGACCGCGCGATGGAGCTCGCGCAGTACGGCGCCGAGCACGAGACGCTCGAGGCCCTCCCCCGCGCGAGCGGTGTGGAGGACCCCTACAAGCGCGCGCAGCTGCTGTCGATGCGCATCGGCATCCTGGTGGCGCTCGACCGCGCCGCGGAGGCGGCTGAGTTGCTCCCCGAGCGTGTGGCCGCTCTGCGCGAGGCCGGGAAGGACGTGCAGGCCAGGCTCGAGGAGCGTCTGGGGTTGGCCACCTTCGGCCTCAACACCCCGGAGACCACCGCGGATCTCGAGGACGCCCTCGCCGACGCCGCGTCGCTGCCCGCCTGGTCGCGTGGCGACCTCGCAATCAGCCGCGCGTCGCTGCATCTGCAGTCCGATGAGCCGGACGCGGCACTCGACCTGGCGGAGCACGCCGCACGTGCCTTCGCCGAAGCGGAGGACACCCGCCTGTCGAACACGACCACGCTCATCGCCATCCACGCCGTTCTCAGCAAGGGCGACATGGAGTCGGGCGCCTCCCTGCTCGATCGGTTCCTGGCGCAGGATGACCTCAGCATCGGCCACCGCGCCCAGGCCCTGCAGACGCGCGCCCGCCTACGTGGCGGCGCCGACGCCTACGTGGACGGCGCGACGGATGCCGATGAGGCCTGCCGCCTGCTCGCCGGACTCGGTGCCACCCGGGCCCTCGCCGCGGCCCACCTGCTCGCCGGCGCACTCTGGGAGGACGCCGGGCAGCCCGAGAAGTCCCTCGCCCGCTACCGGGTGACCGCACGACTCGTCGCCCAGGAGGGTGGCGACATCGCCGGGGCGAACTTCCGTCTGGCGCGCGCCATGCTCGCGGTCGGCGACGCCGAGGAAGCCGCTGAGCTGTTCGGAACCGTGCTCGAGCAGGAGGAGCAGGCCGAAGTCCCCGCGGCCTCCCGCGCCATGACGGCGTCGATGCTGGCACGCGCGCTCACCGGCGCGGGCGAGTACGGCCAGGCCGTGGGCGCCTTCGGCTACGCGGCGACCCTGTACGGCGAGGCCGAGGAGCACGCCGACCAGGCGATCTCGATGACCGAGCAGGCGAAGATCCTCGCCCGTTTCGATGAGAACGACGACGCCCTCACGCTGCTGGAGTCGGCCGCAGAGATCGTGCGCCGTGCGCCTGATGCCATCGGCGCACGTGTGGAAGTGCTGCACAACCTCGGACAGGTCTACGGCGGACGACAGGACGAGCGCGCATTCGCGCTGTTCGACGAGGTCACCGCGCTCGCACAGGAGCACGAGGCGCAGTGGCTGCTCGCCGACGTCACCGACTCGCGCGGTCGGGCGCTGGCCGAGATCGGCCG
It encodes the following:
- a CDS encoding HSP90 family protein, producing MHQEGAPVSAEVQQFQVDLRGVVDLLSRHIYSSPRVYLRELLQNARDAITARREVDGGGGHIRITPLTAENGEFVLRDDGVGLTASEVADLLATVGRSSKRDIFDLPRSDYLGQFGIGLLSCFMVADTIIIRSRSAHGGASVEWTGSSDGTFQVAEIDEELPIGTSVHLAPRFDADELLRPAAVHELATTFGEFLPVRVTIDAPGDDIEITRTPPFLDVADDIDAAVGYGRSLLGAGPLDVIELSEPATGTRGLAYVLPYAPPPGARQTTRMYLGRMLLSERVDDVLPDWAFFVRAVVDSTGLAPTASRESLVDDAALERVREQLGAGIRRWVLELGLREPHRLAQFVAIHEVGLKSLVRHDPELAQFITRWLTLETTHGTIRIGDLVERYPHVRYAASVDEFRQVAGISPSSEVLINGGYLFDADLVRMLPELYPNVTIEQVDVTGELDRLDPPPLDDRDAAVALEARAGAVLASADCSVVVRSIDRPELSALYVADPEVLRAIDRTRTKGITGALWGGVLDKIDQTRSLGRDDDLRARLCLNWSNRVVRALVRVQDDAVFARTLQLLYIQALLAGHHPLTDADRGLMTTALSDLVSLSAGVEGDTIPFDETR
- the secE gene encoding preprotein translocase subunit SecE; protein product: MDQDEPRGEVVAAGATREKKGNPFSRFFGGIALFIRQVISELRKVVTPTRKELFKFTGVVLVFVLIVMGIVYGLDTLFAFVTHWVFGIPG
- a CDS encoding tetratricopeptide repeat protein; amino-acid sequence: MARPKKRFQQLLEEIDRTPWGPAEQALVSEAVALAQEIGDERLEYEARMRQTASANMNGATDVMLNSFAWCLAHYDADPQRFPSDLDYGGADLMWQFKWMASSLRSSPAFSQEQIVAVLDDMESHYRAAGLGLSGVLTARFEDAWDAGRIEDAEALRVQLEATPRDEHSHCDACGRSQFAGFFAETGRDADAIRLVEEMIEGGFSCGEEPEHALSRVLLPYLRAGRGEEAKTAHLRSYRLAKDNPDNLRIVANNIVFAAVTGNEARALTMVERHISWLAHDGLNVDAHFAALAAFAFALDRVTAAGHGATPVRGADAPALEQFFGAPDGAWTAQELAATAWATAERIGAEFDHRDGTDGHARALGRMRALAAERYDVPIRSDAFVATPAATSPVDADGWFDRAMELAQYGAEHETLEALPRASGVEDPYKRAQLLSMRIGILVALDRAAEAAELLPERVAALREAGKDVQARLEERLGLATFGLNTPETTADLEDALADAASLPAWSRGDLAISRASLHLQSDEPDAALDLAEHAARAFAEAEDTRLSNTTTLIAIHAVLSKGDMESGASLLDRFLAQDDLSIGHRAQALQTRARLRGGADAYVDGATDADEACRLLAGLGATRALAAAHLLAGALWEDAGQPEKSLARYRVTARLVAQEGGDIAGANFRLARAMLAVGDAEEAAELFGTVLEQEEQAEVPAASRAMTASMLARALTGAGEYGQAVGAFGYAATLYGEAEEHADQAISMTEQAKILARFDENDDALTLLESAAEIVRRAPDAIGARVEVLHNLGQVYGGRQDERAFALFDEVTALAQEHEAQWLLADVTDSRGRALAEIGRIDEAVAAALTAADAFAEIGDTGAAGGSELFVARLLAGNDRAGDAVAVYRSALEHGADHPPLRQVAGLELGNTLEALGRHGEAAEVRALIES